From a region of the Methanolinea sp. genome:
- a CDS encoding cobaltochelatase subunit CobN, translating into MRVTAIVWGSELPMLTTAAERTGISLTGWATYRLKDPETLDRAIRSLSGADVILLHPTPDAFWDSIIPHLEKVVPVISFGHDQVFWELSTVPLQVTATVNAYFSYGGPANMENLVAYLRGRILGENVTFELPVAGRWEGIYHPDAPDFFSSTEDYLRWRGPSHPDTVGILFYRIYWANGDMDTIDALIREFEQHANVIAVMTTGTGDEEAGALPAVEVMRKFFAGRIDALVCLPSSALSPDPGAPEELFRELNVPVFHPLVLYYRTMEEWWESSDGIGSAELGWSVVLPEMYGMVGMIPVASAMQEGPEGPDHAWHRPIAERVTTLCRRVMAWVRLRKVPDHEKKVAFILNSSPCASVEANVGAAAHLDSLESVVRILRNFRDRGYQVEVPESGDALAQEILGRRAINEFRWTTVEDIVRRGGALGFVDGPTYQRWFDELDPGLQEKMVSSWGAPPGEELDNVPPAMVHGESIVVSGISLGNAVICTQPKRGCAGSRCDGQVCRILHDPFLPPPHHYLAAYRYLERVFGADVIVHVGTHGTLEFLPGKSAALSGACIPDAIIGSLPFLYLYNSDNPSEGTIAKRRGSAVIVDHMQTVMAPTGTYGALRELEDRISEYRKFRDSDRAKAHALEHEIIDLVRQANLEQDVGLAGAGMDFDRILDGIHRILSGITQTRIPEGMHIFGSVPERERQARFIATTLNHDGRVHSLLSGLMGLDEKIADSEIALLRVLDCFGEELVGTILSGTDPVDAAGQVLGDRLVHKDTDGLELFAGLVRDLAGRMDSSDEIGSLANGMAGGYIPPGPSGLISRGKTEILPTGRNLYSLDPRAVPTPAAWTVGRRLAELTVEKYRAEQGVFPENIALIWMASDIMWADGEQFAQILALIGVEPVWEHGRLKTFRVIPPQELGRPRIDVTVRISGILRDCFYQCIELLDDALAMVATLDEPESINFIRKHTGPGENPRIFGAPKGTYGMGVNLAVYASAWEGVEDLADIFIYWNGFAYGRGKFGDEARAGFIAQLGTVDLTFNKTATDEYDLLGCCCYFGSHGGMTAAARSVSGRKVEAYYGDTRNVNRAEVRTLADEIRRVVRTKLLNPQWIDALKAHGYTGASEIARRAGRVYGWDATTGEVDDWIFDDIARTFFLDEKNRKFFREHNIWALEEMGRRLLEANERGLWKPDEEAISGLRDAYLEIEGDLEEEMGEVSGRLQGGAVEVITSEEIRNWRTAMEQAGIHTRKERS; encoded by the coding sequence GTGAGGGTAACGGCAATCGTCTGGGGAAGTGAACTTCCCATGCTCACCACCGCGGCAGAGAGGACCGGCATCTCCCTGACCGGATGGGCGACCTACCGTCTCAAGGACCCGGAGACACTGGACCGGGCGATCAGGAGCCTTAGCGGAGCAGACGTAATCCTCCTCCACCCGACCCCCGATGCCTTCTGGGATAGCATCATCCCGCACCTGGAAAAGGTGGTGCCGGTCATATCCTTCGGCCACGACCAGGTCTTCTGGGAACTCTCCACGGTTCCCCTCCAGGTCACCGCCACGGTGAATGCCTACTTTAGCTACGGAGGGCCTGCAAACATGGAGAACCTGGTTGCCTACCTCCGTGGCCGCATCCTGGGAGAGAATGTCACCTTCGAGTTGCCGGTGGCCGGTCGCTGGGAGGGCATCTACCACCCCGACGCCCCGGATTTTTTTTCCTCAACCGAAGATTACCTGCGATGGCGCGGCCCCTCACACCCCGATACCGTGGGCATCCTGTTCTACCGGATTTACTGGGCGAACGGTGACATGGATACTATCGATGCCCTGATCCGTGAGTTCGAACAGCATGCCAACGTGATCGCCGTGATGACCACCGGGACCGGTGACGAGGAGGCAGGAGCCCTGCCAGCGGTCGAAGTGATGCGGAAGTTCTTTGCAGGACGGATCGATGCTCTTGTCTGCCTCCCGTCATCTGCCCTCTCTCCCGATCCCGGAGCTCCTGAAGAATTGTTCCGGGAACTGAACGTCCCGGTCTTCCACCCCCTGGTGCTCTACTACCGGACCATGGAGGAGTGGTGGGAGAGCAGTGACGGTATCGGGAGCGCGGAGCTCGGATGGTCGGTGGTCCTGCCCGAGATGTACGGGATGGTCGGGATGATCCCGGTCGCAAGCGCCATGCAGGAAGGCCCTGAAGGACCCGACCATGCCTGGCACCGGCCCATCGCTGAGCGGGTGACTACGCTCTGCCGCAGGGTGATGGCCTGGGTGAGATTGAGAAAGGTCCCGGACCACGAGAAGAAAGTGGCCTTCATCCTCAACAGCTCGCCCTGCGCATCGGTCGAGGCGAATGTCGGGGCGGCGGCTCACCTTGATTCCCTGGAGAGCGTGGTCCGGATCCTCCGGAACTTCCGGGACAGGGGATACCAGGTTGAGGTCCCGGAGAGCGGAGACGCGCTCGCCCAGGAGATCCTTGGGAGAAGGGCGATTAACGAGTTCCGCTGGACGACGGTGGAGGACATTGTGCGTCGTGGGGGAGCGCTCGGTTTCGTGGATGGCCCCACCTACCAGCGCTGGTTTGACGAGCTCGATCCCGGTCTCCAGGAAAAGATGGTGTCGTCCTGGGGGGCTCCACCCGGTGAGGAACTTGACAACGTCCCCCCGGCCATGGTTCACGGTGAATCGATCGTGGTGAGCGGGATTTCGCTCGGTAATGCGGTAATCTGCACCCAGCCCAAGCGGGGGTGTGCCGGCTCACGCTGCGATGGCCAGGTCTGCCGGATCCTGCACGACCCGTTCCTCCCCCCGCCACACCACTACCTCGCAGCGTACCGCTACCTGGAACGGGTGTTTGGCGCCGACGTGATCGTTCACGTGGGGACCCACGGTACACTGGAATTTCTCCCCGGAAAATCGGCCGCCCTGTCCGGCGCCTGCATCCCGGATGCTATCATCGGATCACTGCCCTTCCTCTATCTCTACAACTCAGACAACCCTTCGGAAGGAACCATCGCGAAGAGGAGGGGGTCAGCCGTTATCGTTGACCACATGCAGACAGTTATGGCCCCGACCGGGACCTACGGGGCACTCCGGGAACTTGAAGACCGGATCAGCGAATACCGCAAGTTCCGCGACTCGGACCGCGCGAAGGCCCATGCTCTCGAGCATGAGATCATCGACCTCGTCCGGCAGGCCAACCTGGAACAGGATGTCGGGCTGGCCGGCGCCGGGATGGATTTCGATAGGATCCTTGACGGAATCCACCGCATCCTCTCCGGTATCACCCAGACCCGGATACCTGAAGGGATGCATATCTTTGGGTCTGTCCCGGAACGGGAGCGGCAAGCCCGGTTCATCGCTACTACGCTCAACCATGACGGGCGCGTGCATTCCCTCCTGTCCGGGCTGATGGGCCTTGATGAAAAGATTGCAGACTCCGAAATCGCGCTCCTCCGTGTCCTCGACTGTTTTGGCGAAGAGCTCGTCGGGACAATCCTTTCCGGGACGGACCCGGTGGATGCAGCCGGGCAGGTACTCGGTGACCGCCTCGTCCACAAGGATACGGATGGGCTGGAGTTGTTTGCCGGACTGGTCCGGGACCTGGCCGGACGGATGGACTCTTCAGACGAGATCGGAAGCCTGGCAAACGGCATGGCAGGGGGGTATATTCCCCCGGGACCTTCCGGCCTCATATCCCGGGGAAAGACCGAAATTCTCCCCACAGGGAGAAACTTGTATTCGCTCGATCCCCGGGCGGTTCCCACCCCTGCCGCCTGGACCGTGGGCCGCCGGCTGGCCGAACTCACCGTGGAGAAATACAGGGCCGAGCAGGGGGTGTTCCCGGAGAACATTGCGCTGATCTGGATGGCTTCGGACATCATGTGGGCCGACGGGGAACAATTTGCCCAGATCCTGGCCCTCATCGGCGTCGAACCGGTATGGGAACACGGGCGGCTGAAAACGTTCCGGGTCATTCCCCCCCAAGAGCTCGGGCGGCCCCGTATCGATGTGACAGTGCGGATCAGCGGGATTCTCCGGGACTGCTTCTACCAGTGCATCGAGCTGCTTGATGATGCACTGGCGATGGTCGCAACGCTGGATGAACCCGAATCCATTAACTTCATCCGGAAGCATACCGGACCGGGAGAGAATCCCCGCATCTTCGGTGCACCGAAGGGAACCTATGGCATGGGGGTGAACCTCGCGGTCTACGCTTCGGCATGGGAAGGGGTAGAAGACCTCGCGGATATCTTCATCTACTGGAACGGGTTTGCTTACGGCAGGGGAAAGTTCGGGGACGAAGCGCGGGCAGGCTTTATCGCGCAGCTCGGGACAGTAGACCTCACCTTCAACAAGACTGCAACCGACGAGTACGACCTGCTGGGATGCTGCTGCTACTTTGGCTCGCATGGCGGGATGACGGCTGCCGCCCGCAGTGTTTCGGGGCGGAAAGTCGAGGCCTATTATGGCGACACCCGGAATGTGAACCGTGCTGAAGTCCGGACACTGGCCGACGAGATACGGCGGGTAGTGCGGACCAAGCTGCTCAACCCCCAGTGGATCGATGCTCTGAAAGCCCACGGGTATACCGGGGCAAGCGAGATCGCACGTCGGGCAGGGAGGGTCTACGGATGGGATGCCACCACCGGGGAGGTCGATGACTGGATCTTTGACGACATCGCCAGGACCTTCTTCCTTGACGAAAAGAACAGGAAATTTTTCCGCGAGCATAACATCTGGGCACTGGAGGAGATGGGAAGACGCCTGCTCGAAGCAAATGAGCGGGGTTTATGGAAACCAGACGAAGAAGCGATTTCCGGGTTACGGGATGCCTACCTGGAGATCGAAGGCGACCTCGAAGAGGAGATGGGGGAGGTGAGCGGGAGACTTCAGGGCGGGGCGGTCGAAGTCATCACTTCCGAAGAGATCAGGAACTGGCGGACGGCCATGGAGCAGGCCGGGATACATACCAGGAAAGAACGCTCATGA
- a CDS encoding ABC transporter ATP-binding protein, producing MIAEVRNLSFSYNERVVLSGVSFALGDGEVLGVVGPNGCGKTTLIKCLDRILIASGEVTIREKTLSRYSSEELARTVAYVPQALSIGMAMTVLEVVLMGRRPYVRWSVSDTDLSLVTAMLTRLDIGHLAFRKLTQVSGGERQKVMIARALVQDPSLLLLDEPTSALDVRHQLEVMSMIRNITRERNIGALMAIHDLNLAARFCDTIIVLHQGRVVAVGSPASLLNPALIEQVYGVTAIVKNEGGLPYILPVEPVGVRQQ from the coding sequence GTGATCGCGGAGGTCCGCAACCTCTCGTTCTCTTACAATGAACGAGTGGTGCTCTCTGGTGTCTCCTTCGCGCTTGGTGATGGGGAGGTGCTGGGGGTGGTCGGCCCGAACGGCTGTGGCAAGACCACGCTCATCAAGTGCCTGGACCGGATCCTCATCGCTTCCGGTGAGGTGACAATCCGGGAAAAAACCCTGTCCCGCTACTCCAGCGAAGAACTGGCGCGGACTGTGGCCTACGTGCCCCAGGCCCTCTCGATAGGCATGGCCATGACCGTGCTCGAGGTGGTCCTGATGGGGAGAAGGCCCTATGTCCGGTGGAGCGTTTCGGATACCGACCTCTCCCTGGTAACCGCGATGCTCACCCGCCTGGACATTGGGCACCTCGCCTTCCGGAAGCTGACCCAGGTCAGCGGAGGGGAACGACAGAAGGTGATGATCGCCCGGGCCCTGGTCCAGGATCCCTCGCTCCTGCTCCTCGATGAACCGACCAGTGCGCTGGACGTCCGACACCAGCTCGAGGTAATGTCGATGATCCGGAACATCACTAGGGAGCGGAACATCGGGGCGCTCATGGCCATCCACGACCTCAATCTTGCAGCACGGTTCTGCGATACCATCATCGTGCTCCACCAGGGGAGGGTGGTGGCTGTCGGCTCGCCGGCATCGCTCCTCAACCCTGCCCTCATCGAGCAGGTCTATGGGGTCACGGCAATCGTGAAAAACGAGGGAGGACTCCCCTACATCCTTCCGGTGGAACCTGTCGGGGTAAGACAGCAGTGA
- a CDS encoding iron ABC transporter permease, translating into MTAELEDQGIAQGEGERIAGIYQKTLNKRALALVALAAGIILLTAVAVTLGSAGLTVSEVYLAILSRFFPGSVEVDQLHATIIWDLRLHRVIFAVLAGFGLAIAGAMMQGVLRNPLASPFTLGIASAASFGAALAIMFIPTYLKGDLVIVICAFLASLLAAAAIYGLSRYRGMSAESMVLAGIILMYFFGAVTSFLQYTGSTEQLQAVVFWMFGSLQRTSWLKCGIVAVVLGACVPYVILRAWDFNVLAMGDQVAQSLGVRVDRARTVHMFIASLITASIICFTGTIGFIGLVAPHITRLALGGDHRYLLVASGMIGALILLLADSLARTILAPAIIPVGIMTSFIGIPFFLYLFLRRKEEYW; encoded by the coding sequence ATGACAGCGGAACTTGAAGACCAGGGGATTGCCCAGGGGGAAGGTGAGAGGATTGCCGGTATCTACCAGAAGACGCTCAACAAACGGGCGCTCGCGCTCGTTGCACTCGCAGCCGGCATAATCCTTCTCACAGCCGTGGCCGTGACCCTCGGTTCGGCAGGCCTCACCGTATCCGAGGTCTACCTTGCCATTCTCTCCCGTTTCTTTCCCGGATCGGTGGAAGTCGACCAGCTCCATGCCACCATCATCTGGGACCTCCGCCTCCACCGGGTGATCTTTGCCGTTCTGGCCGGGTTCGGCCTGGCCATCGCCGGGGCCATGATGCAGGGGGTACTCCGCAACCCGCTCGCAAGCCCGTTCACTCTCGGGATCGCCTCGGCGGCAAGCTTCGGGGCAGCCCTGGCCATCATGTTCATCCCCACCTACCTCAAAGGAGACCTGGTCATCGTGATCTGCGCATTCCTTGCCAGCCTCCTTGCAGCGGCTGCCATCTACGGCCTCTCCCGCTACCGGGGCATGTCCGCGGAGAGCATGGTTCTTGCCGGGATAATCCTGATGTACTTCTTCGGCGCTGTCACCTCGTTCCTGCAGTACACCGGGAGCACAGAACAACTCCAGGCCGTGGTCTTCTGGATGTTCGGGAGCCTCCAGCGGACCTCATGGCTGAAATGCGGGATCGTGGCCGTTGTGCTTGGGGCCTGCGTTCCCTACGTGATCCTGAGGGCATGGGATTTCAACGTCCTGGCCATGGGCGACCAGGTGGCGCAGAGCCTCGGCGTCCGGGTGGATCGGGCGCGGACAGTCCACATGTTCATCGCTTCGCTCATCACCGCATCGATCATCTGCTTTACCGGGACCATCGGCTTCATCGGGCTGGTCGCACCCCACATCACCCGCCTTGCACTTGGCGGTGACCACCGCTACCTGCTGGTGGCATCGGGAATGATCGGCGCCCTTATACTGTTGCTAGCCGACAGCCTGGCCCGGACCATCCTCGCACCGGCCATCATCCCGGTCGGGATCATGACTTCATTCATCGGCATCCCGTTCTTCCTCTACCTGTTCCTGCGCCGGAAGGAGGAGTACTGGTGA
- a CDS encoding ABC transporter substrate-binding protein, producing MTGRYWGYALLVIALVVGPAAGALPADSDADLSLTRQELASAMLTFLDCRAGGSCSGALPEGELIDAAYVFTMWGGKPKQVTDSSKVTRTLTRPLHRIVVMNSETLETLRSLGVSPEMVVAVDKYIAQKPEFYPEFRNFPSVGSIWAPDYERILAARPDAVFLYATVSITECDEIEQRITSANPAITVFRVDCYHPATYLEDVEILGEIFDRQEEGEELAGFYTSILTTLSGGLASPAASPRPAVYFETWTDYKSAGPGSGYHDKIVLAGGENIFADSAVEYPVIDPEAVIERKPDIVVKLVGTGDYTFGGYSGTNASAFAPTWQGLITRPGWNAIPAVQQDRVYLIHNALVGGPQYIIGEAYLARWFHPGLFGSLDPPALHSTYLTRFQGLESSLADPALFVYPLP from the coding sequence ATGACTGGCCGGTACTGGGGGTACGCGCTTCTGGTCATCGCCCTCGTTGTCGGGCCTGCAGCAGGAGCCCTGCCTGCCGACAGCGACGCGGACCTTTCCCTCACCCGGCAGGAACTGGCCTCGGCCATGCTCACCTTCCTTGACTGTCGGGCAGGTGGTTCCTGCAGCGGAGCGCTCCCGGAAGGCGAGCTCATCGATGCGGCATACGTCTTTACCATGTGGGGCGGAAAGCCGAAACAGGTAACCGATTCTTCCAAGGTGACCCGCACCCTCACCCGGCCGCTCCACCGCATCGTGGTGATGAACAGCGAGACCCTAGAGACCCTCCGATCGCTCGGAGTGTCCCCGGAAATGGTGGTCGCCGTGGACAAATACATCGCCCAGAAACCTGAATTCTACCCCGAGTTCCGGAATTTTCCCTCTGTCGGGTCAATCTGGGCCCCGGATTACGAGCGGATCCTCGCGGCCCGCCCCGATGCTGTCTTCCTCTATGCCACGGTCAGCATTACCGAATGCGATGAGATCGAGCAACGCATCACCTCTGCCAACCCGGCAATTACGGTCTTCCGGGTGGACTGCTACCACCCGGCAACCTACCTCGAGGATGTGGAGATCCTCGGAGAGATCTTTGACCGGCAGGAAGAGGGAGAAGAGCTTGCAGGCTTCTACACTTCGATTCTTACAACGCTCTCCGGAGGTCTGGCCTCTCCTGCCGCATCCCCACGTCCCGCGGTCTACTTCGAGACCTGGACCGACTACAAGAGCGCCGGACCCGGCTCCGGGTACCATGACAAGATCGTGCTGGCCGGAGGTGAGAACATCTTTGCCGACAGCGCGGTAGAGTACCCGGTAATTGACCCTGAGGCTGTCATTGAACGCAAGCCCGACATTGTCGTGAAACTGGTAGGAACCGGCGATTACACGTTCGGGGGGTATTCCGGGACCAATGCATCGGCATTCGCTCCCACGTGGCAGGGTCTCATCACCCGTCCAGGGTGGAATGCCATCCCGGCCGTGCAGCAGGACCGGGTCTACCTCATCCACAACGCACTGGTAGGTGGGCCCCAGTATATCATCGGGGAAGCCTACCTTGCCCGGTGGTTCCATCCCGGACTTTTCGGCAGTCTCGACCCCCCGGCACTGCACAGCACCTACCTCACCCGGTTCCAGGGCCTGGAATCATCCCTCGCGGACCCGGCTCTCTTCGTGTACCCGCTTCCATGA